The Vibrio pomeroyi genome window below encodes:
- the rpoB gene encoding DNA-directed RNA polymerase subunit beta, with the protein MVYSYTEKKRIRKDFGTRPQVLDIPYLLSIQLDSFDKFIEQDPEGQYGLEAAFRSVFPIQSYNGNSELQYVSYRLGEPVFDVKECQIRGVTYSKPLRVKLRLVIFDRDAPAGTVKDIKEQEVYMGEIPLMTDNGTFVINGTERVIVSQLHRSPGVFFDSDKGKTHSSGKVLYNARVIPYRGSWLDFEFDPKDNLFVRIDRRRKLPASIILRALGKSTEEILDLFFDKVNFEVKDQTLLMELVPDRLRGETASFDIEANGKTYVETGRRVTARHIRQLEKDGVEHIEVPVEYIVGKVASKDYINEATGEIIVGANQEISLEALANLSQAGHKALQTLFTNDLDHGPFMSDTLRADSTVDRISALVEIYRMMRPGEPPTKEAAESLFESLFFSEERYDLSTVGRMKFNSSIEREEEEERGTLDESDIIEVMKKLIGIRNGIGEVDDIDHLGNRRIRSVGEMAENQFRVGLVRVERAVKERLSLGDLDAIMPQDLINAKPISAAVKEFFGSSQLSQFMDQNNPLSEVTHKRRISALGPGGLTRERAGFEVRDVHVTHYGRLCPIETPEGPNIGLINSLSAFARCNDYGFLETPYRRVVDGVVTEEVDYLSAIQEGQFVIAQANTVLTEEGTFADELITARQKGESGLHPRDHVDYMDVATNQVVSIAASLIPFLEHDDANRALMGANMQRQAVPTLKADKPLVGTGIERNIAVDSGVTAVAKRGGQVQSVDASRIVVKVNEDELVPGEAGIDIYNLTKYTRSNQNTCINQRPTVLPGEPVARGDVLADGPSTDLGELALGQNMRIAFMPWNGYNFEDSILVSERVVQEDRFTTIHIQELSCVARDTKLGSEEITADIPNVGESALSKLDESGIVYIGAEVKGGDILVGKVTPKGETQLTPEEKLLRAIFGEKASDVKDTSLRVPNSVSGTIIDVQVFTRDGVEKDKRALEIEQMQLKEAKKDLTEEFQILEGGLLNRVKAVLLSGGYSEAKLDTIGRKQWLEQVLEDDALQTQLEQLAEQWDELKADFDKKFETKRRKITQGDDLAPGVLKIVKVYLAVKRRIQPGDKMAGRHGNKGVISKINPVEDMPYDEKGQPVDIVLNPLGVPSRMNIGQILEVHLGLAAKGIGDKINQMVKEQQELHKFREFLQKVYDLGDTRQKVDIAELSDDQVRTLIKNLRGGLPIATPVFDGASETLIKELLKLGDLPESGQLKLFDGRTGDSFERPVTVGYMYMLKLNHLVDDKMHARSTGSYSLVTQQPLGGKAQFGGQRFGEMEVWALEAYGAAYTLQEMLTVKSDDVNGRTKMYKNIVDGNHSMEPGMPESFNVLLKEIRSLGINIELEDEE; encoded by the coding sequence ATGGTTTACTCTTATACCGAGAAAAAGCGCATCCGTAAGGATTTTGGTACTCGTCCACAAGTTTTGGACATTCCATACCTGTTATCGATCCAGCTTGATTCTTTCGACAAATTCATCGAACAGGATCCAGAAGGTCAATACGGTCTTGAAGCTGCTTTCCGTTCTGTATTTCCAATTCAGAGCTACAACGGCAATTCTGAGCTGCAATACGTTAGCTACCGTCTTGGTGAGCCAGTTTTTGACGTTAAAGAATGTCAAATCCGCGGTGTTACTTACTCAAAGCCACTACGCGTAAAACTACGTTTAGTTATCTTTGATCGAGATGCACCAGCAGGTACTGTAAAAGACATTAAAGAACAAGAAGTCTACATGGGCGAAATTCCGCTTATGACAGACAATGGTACTTTCGTAATTAATGGTACCGAGAGGGTTATCGTATCCCAGCTGCACCGAAGCCCAGGCGTGTTCTTCGACAGTGATAAGGGTAAGACCCACTCATCAGGTAAAGTTCTTTATAACGCACGTGTAATTCCTTACCGTGGCTCATGGTTAGACTTTGAGTTTGATCCTAAGGATAACTTATTCGTACGTATCGACCGTCGTCGTAAGCTACCAGCATCGATTATTCTTCGTGCACTTGGTAAATCGACTGAAGAGATCCTTGATCTGTTCTTCGACAAAGTGAACTTCGAAGTGAAAGACCAAACTCTTCTTATGGAGTTGGTTCCTGATCGTCTACGTGGTGAAACTGCGTCATTCGACATCGAAGCAAACGGCAAAACTTACGTTGAGACTGGTCGTCGTGTTACTGCTCGCCATATCCGTCAACTTGAAAAAGATGGCGTTGAGCACATCGAAGTACCAGTAGAGTACATCGTTGGTAAAGTTGCATCTAAAGATTACATCAATGAAGCAACTGGCGAGATCATCGTTGGCGCGAACCAAGAGATTAGCCTAGAAGCACTTGCTAACCTGTCTCAAGCAGGCCACAAGGCTCTACAAACTCTGTTCACGAATGACCTAGATCACGGTCCATTCATGTCAGACACTCTACGTGCAGATAGCACAGTAGATCGCATCTCTGCATTGGTAGAAATTTACCGCATGATGCGTCCTGGCGAGCCACCAACGAAAGAAGCTGCAGAATCTCTATTCGAAAGCCTATTCTTCTCTGAAGAACGTTACGACCTATCAACTGTAGGCCGTATGAAGTTCAACAGCTCTATCGAGCGTGAAGAAGAAGAAGAGCGCGGTACTCTGGATGAATCAGACATCATCGAAGTGATGAAGAAACTGATTGGTATCCGTAACGGTATTGGTGAAGTGGACGATATCGACCACCTTGGCAACCGTCGTATCCGTTCTGTAGGTGAAATGGCAGAAAACCAATTCCGTGTTGGTCTAGTTCGTGTAGAACGTGCCGTTAAAGAGCGCCTAAGCCTTGGTGACCTTGATGCAATCATGCCTCAAGATCTTATCAACGCTAAGCCGATCTCTGCTGCAGTTAAAGAATTCTTTGGCTCTTCACAGCTTTCACAGTTCATGGACCAAAACAACCCATTGTCAGAAGTTACGCACAAGCGTCGTATCTCTGCTTTAGGTCCTGGTGGTCTTACTCGTGAGCGCGCAGGCTTCGAAGTACGTGACGTTCACGTAACTCACTACGGTCGTCTATGTCCGATCGAAACGCCTGAAGGTCCAAACATCGGTCTAATTAACTCGCTATCTGCGTTTGCACGTTGTAACGATTACGGTTTCCTAGAAACTCCGTACCGTCGTGTAGTAGATGGTGTAGTAACAGAAGAAGTTGATTACCTGTCTGCAATCCAGGAAGGTCAATTCGTAATCGCGCAGGCAAACACTGTTCTTACTGAAGAAGGTACGTTTGCAGATGAGCTAATCACAGCTCGTCAAAAAGGTGAATCTGGTCTTCACCCTCGTGATCACGTTGACTACATGGACGTTGCGACAAACCAAGTAGTATCTATCGCTGCTTCGCTTATCCCGTTCCTAGAACACGATGATGCGAACCGTGCATTGATGGGTGCGAACATGCAACGTCAAGCTGTACCAACACTTAAGGCTGACAAGCCTCTAGTAGGTACTGGTATTGAACGTAACATCGCAGTTGACTCTGGTGTTACAGCGGTTGCTAAACGTGGTGGTCAAGTTCAGTCTGTAGACGCTTCTCGTATCGTAGTTAAGGTTAACGAAGATGAGTTGGTACCTGGCGAAGCTGGTATCGATATCTACAACCTAACTAAGTACACGCGTTCGAACCAAAACACATGTATCAACCAACGTCCAACTGTACTTCCTGGCGAACCAGTTGCACGCGGCGACGTTCTTGCTGACGGTCCTTCAACAGACCTTGGTGAACTAGCTCTTGGCCAAAACATGCGTATCGCGTTCATGCCTTGGAACGGTTACAACTTCGAAGACTCGATCTTAGTATCTGAGCGCGTAGTTCAAGAAGACCGTTTCACGACTATCCACATCCAAGAACTATCTTGTGTGGCTCGTGATACTAAGCTGGGTTCTGAAGAGATCACAGCTGATATTCCAAACGTAGGTGAGTCTGCTCTGTCTAAACTAGACGAGTCAGGTATCGTTTACATTGGTGCTGAAGTTAAGGGTGGCGACATCCTAGTTGGTAAAGTAACACCTAAAGGTGAAACTCAACTGACTCCTGAAGAGAAGCTACTACGTGCTATCTTCGGTGAGAAAGCATCTGATGTTAAAGATACTTCTCTACGTGTACCAAACTCTGTTTCGGGTACTATCATCGATGTACAAGTCTTCACTCGCGATGGCGTAGAGAAAGACAAGCGTGCACTTGAAATCGAACAGATGCAGCTTAAAGAAGCTAAGAAAGACCTAACTGAAGAGTTCCAAATTCTTGAGGGTGGCCTTCTTAACCGTGTTAAAGCTGTACTTCTGTCTGGTGGTTACTCTGAAGCTAAGCTTGATACTATCGGTCGTAAGCAATGGCTAGAGCAAGTTCTAGAAGACGATGCGCTACAAACACAGCTTGAGCAACTTGCTGAGCAGTGGGATGAGCTAAAAGCAGACTTCGATAAGAAGTTTGAAACTAAGCGTCGTAAAATCACTCAAGGTGATGATCTAGCGCCTGGCGTTCTTAAGATTGTTAAAGTTTACCTAGCGGTTAAACGTCGTATCCAGCCTGGTGATAAGATGGCCGGTCGTCACGGTAACAAAGGTGTAATCTCTAAGATTAACCCTGTTGAAGACATGCCATACGATGAGAAAGGTCAACCTGTAGACATCGTACTTAACCCGCTGGGTGTACCATCGCGTATGAACATCGGTCAGATCCTAGAAGTTCACTTAGGTTTGGCTGCGAAAGGTATCGGTGACAAGATCAACCAAATGGTTAAGGAACAACAAGAACTGCATAAGTTCCGTGAGTTCCTACAGAAGGTTTATGATCTTGGTGATACTCGTCAGAAAGTTGATATTGCTGAACTGTCTGATGATCAAGTTCGTACACTGATCAAGAACCTACGTGGCGGTCTACCGATTGCTACTCCTGTGTTCGACGGTGCTTCTGAGACATTAATCAAAGAACTACTTAAACTGGGTGATCTGCCTGAATCTGGTCAGCTTAAACTGTTTGATGGTCGTACTGGTGATTCGTTTGAGCGTCCTGTAACTGTAGGTTACATGTACATGCTGAAACTGAACCATTTGGTTGATGACAAGATGCACGCTCGTTCTACTGGTTCTTACAGCCTAGTAACTCAGCAACCACTTGGTGGTAAAGCTCAGTTCGGTGGTCAGCGTTTCGGTGAGATGGAAGTATGGGCACTAGAAGCATACGGTGCTGCATATACTCTACAAGAAATGCTAACAGTTAAGTCGGATGACGTTAACGGCCGTACTAAGATGTATAAGAACATCGTAGACGGTAACCATAGCATGGAACCTGGTATGCCTGAGTCGTTCAACGTACTGTTGAAAGAGATTCGCTCGCTAGGTATCAACATCGAGCTAGAAGACGAAGAGTAA
- the rplL gene encoding 50S ribosomal protein L7/L12, whose translation MSITNEQILDAVAEMSVMQVVELIEAMEEKFGVSAAAAVVAGGAAGGDAAAEQTEFDVILTAAGANKVQVIKAVRGATGLGLKEAKGLVDSAPAALKEGVDKAEAEALKAQLEEAGASVEIK comes from the coding sequence ATGTCTATTACTAACGAGCAAATCCTAGACGCAGTTGCAGAAATGTCTGTAATGCAAGTTGTTGAGCTTATCGAAGCTATGGAAGAGAAATTCGGCGTTTCAGCTGCAGCTGCAGTTGTAGCTGGTGGCGCAGCTGGCGGCGACGCTGCTGCTGAGCAAACTGAATTCGACGTAATCCTAACTGCTGCTGGCGCTAACAAAGTACAAGTTATCAAAGCTGTACGTGGCGCAACTGGCCTAGGTCTTAAAGAAGCTAAAGGTCTTGTAGACTCAGCTCCTGCAGCGCTTAAAGAAGGCGTTGACAAAGCTGAAGCTGAAGCTCTTAAAGCACAGCTAGAAGAAGCTGGCGCTTCTGTTGAAATCAAGTAA